TTGCCCTTTTGTTTTATGATTTTGCGAGGTTAAATTTAATGGCCAAAAGCCATTAAATTTATAAACTAAGCCTGAGCAGGCTCCTCTTCTTCTTTTATCTTTTTTCTAACTTTTACGCGCGAGATACTAGCTCCATCCATCTTTCTCACCTCGTAGTAGCAGTTTTCATCCTCGATCTTATCCCCAACTACTGGCAAACGACCGATAAGGTTAAAGACATATCCGCCGATCGTGACTTGATCGGTCTCTTCATCAAAGCTTATGCCAAGAAGCTCCTCAACGCTCTCTAGATCGTATCTGCCTTGGAATTCATAGATGTTCTCATTTATCTTTTTGTAGTGTTGATCGACCTCGTCGTGCTCGTCGTTAAAGTCGCCAAGCACCTCCTCCATGATATCCTCCATCGTAAGAAGTCCAGCTGTGCCGCCGTACTCATCAACGACAAGTGCTGCTGAAATTTGCTCTTTATTCATCATCACAAGCACCTTTGATATAGAAAGGCTCTCAGGCACGATGACAAATTTACGCACGATCGCATCAAAGCTCTTCTCTTTATCCTCGCTAAAGTGTAGCTGCAAGATATCTCTAATGTGTATCATGCCCAAAATGATATCTTTTGAGCCATCTATATAAGGATAGCGAGTATATTTTGACTCAAAAACGACTTGTAAATTCTCTTCAAAGCTCTTTTGCTTATTTATACAAATCATGTCGCGTCTTGGCGTCATAACCTCTTTTGCGACCGTATCACTAAAATCAACTGCGTTTTTGATAAGCTCAGTCTCAAAACTATCAAGCACACCGCCCTTTAAGCTCTCGCCAACGATGATCTTGATCTCCTCTTCAGAGTGCGCTAGCTCATTCTCTTTTGCTGGCTGGATGCCTAAAATTTTAAGTCCAGATGTAGCTAGGATGTCAAAAAGCTTTATGATAGGCGAAAACAGTATCCAGAAAAAGTGAAGCGGACGAGCGATTTTAAGCACTGCTGATTCTGATTTGGCTATGGCGAC
Above is a window of Campylobacter concisus DNA encoding:
- a CDS encoding hemolysin family protein, producing MYPSSDNSLLMVILAIIFILLNAFFVLSEFSLVKVRKSRLEELIKEKKPNAQLAFEMSNKLDTYLSATQLGITLSSLALGWIGEPAVARLIEAPLKNVFNLSDILVHTVGFAIAFTLITLLHVVMGELVPKSVAIAKSESAVLKIARPLHFFWILFSPIIKLFDILATSGLKILGIQPAKENELAHSEEEIKIIVGESLKGGVLDSFETELIKNAVDFSDTVAKEVMTPRRDMICINKQKSFEENLQVVFESKYTRYPYIDGSKDIILGMIHIRDILQLHFSEDKEKSFDAIVRKFVIVPESLSISKVLVMMNKEQISAALVVDEYGGTAGLLTMEDIMEEVLGDFNDEHDEVDQHYKKINENIYEFQGRYDLESVEELLGISFDEETDQVTIGGYVFNLIGRLPVVGDKIEDENCYYEVRKMDGASISRVKVRKKIKEEEEPAQA